A section of the Triticum dicoccoides isolate Atlit2015 ecotype Zavitan chromosome 7A, WEW_v2.0, whole genome shotgun sequence genome encodes:
- the LOC119331453 gene encoding uncharacterized protein LOC119331453 — MAHPAADRRLRSPQRCDHEHHGRFLRPGALARLRDSKIVARSLRSAASARLLPPSSPSPPSPAPAAGAVPHFFFGGARGGMRYPLRKKLAAARGVVFLPPPPVSPGALEAFLGAFAAAPPELLAAH, encoded by the coding sequence ATGGCGCACCCGGCCGCGGACCGCCGCCTCCGCTCACCGCAGCGCTGCGACCACGAGCACCACGGCCGCTTCCTCCGCCCCGGCGCGCTCGCCAGGCTCCGCGACTCCAAGATCGTCGCCCGCTCCCTCCGCTCCGCCGCCTCCGCGCGCCTCCTCCCGCCCTCCTCGCCCTCTCCCCCGTCGCCCGCGCCGGCCGCGGGCGCCGTGCCGCACTTCTTCTTCGGGGGCGCGCGGGGCGGCATGCGGTACCCGCTCCGGAAgaagctcgccgccgcccgcggcgtCGTGTTCCTGCCCCCGCCGCCCGTGTCGCCGGGCGCCCTGGAGGCCTTCCTCGGCGccttcgccgccgcgccgcccgagcTCCTCGCCGCGCACTGA